A region of the Helicobacteraceae bacterium genome:
TTAGCGCGCTCTTTGCGATCGAATACAACAGGTTAAGTTTAGCCGCGCCGCTAACCAACGCCGCGCCTATTAAATATCCGTTCGCAAACTCGCGCCAATTATCATAGCGAGCAATCGTAGCGTCGTATGCGTTTTTTATAAGCGCCAACGCCGTTTCTTCTTTAATATAGCCCTTTTCTAGGGCGAAACGCGCCACTACGACCAGCCTGCTAGCGTCCCACGCCAAAATCCCTTTTTTCAGGGAGTTCTGATCGATTGGAAAGTCGGGGTGCGTTTTCTTGCGCGCAACGGCTTTTGCTAAGCGATCGGCGCGCGCGCTAAGAAGCGGCGCGCTTGCAGCGTATCGCGCCGCCGCCGCGTTTTGACGCTCGCGCCTATTGGCGTATTTTAACGCGAGAAGTAAAATATCGTCAAAAAAGGCGCGATCGCCGCTCTGCCTTAGCCAGTCTAGCGTAGAAACCGCGCTCGATCTGTCGCCGATTCCCCATTTTTTCAACTCCAGATCAAGCCGATTGGCGCTTAATCCCGTCGCCACGCCGTTTGCGAAGCCTCCGATCTCCTCGCAGTAGATAAGCCCGAGCGACAACGCTCTTGAGAGATCGTCGCTTGTTTGCGGCGCGTTGGGGTTTTTTCTAAACTCCCTACGCGCCGCTCTTTTCATAAACCGCCGCGCGTTTGGATTAGCATATACGCATAGAGCCGCGCTCGCGATAACGCAAACAAGAAGCAAGCCCCCGCTCATAGCTATTTGAAACGATCGGCTTTCGTTATAAACGCGTTGGGCTCGAACAATCTGACGTTGTAAAGCGCCTCTTCGG
Encoded here:
- a CDS encoding DUF1266 domain-containing protein, whose translation is MKRAARREFRKNPNAPQTSDDLSRALSLGLIYCEEIGGFANGVATGLSANRLDLELKKWGIGDRSSAVSTLDWLRQSGDRAFFDDILLLALKYANRRERQNAAAARYAASAPLLSARADRLAKAVARKKTHPDFPIDQNSLKKGILAWDASRLVVVARFALEKGYIKEETALALIKNAYDATIARYDNWREFANGYLIGAALVSGAAKLNLLYSIAKSALKSDSWSASPLKNDKEKK